One genomic window of Pecten maximus chromosome 3, xPecMax1.1, whole genome shotgun sequence includes the following:
- the LOC117324067 gene encoding AT-rich interactive domain-containing protein 4B-like isoform X3 — MAGDDPPFLVVGTEVSAKYRGAFCEAKVKKLVKCVKCKIFLKETQSSLLVTDDGVKGILKNGSTVEVKNPETGMLTEGVITRLTDTSMYTVVFNDGDEKTLRRTQLCLKGEKHFIESETLDNLPLSHPEHFGTPVMHSKNVKRGGRHSIGNDEDDDTSSDESIPKRAVYKGRLQNLVGKVMLAEMGDKRKQQVPVLVVLPDAHSTELRTKDHLLIKSFKDGKFHSIARKDMKEFSKETVQKNEDKTLKAAFEKCIAYYDNQDLPTSWERDELLGTDEEEITDDEESSDDEPSEEKDRFVAQLYKFMDDRGTPINKGPTLSNKDLNLYKLFKVVQNIGGYNKVTNQLKWRGVYAKMSLPPSNTASHQIKNAYKKYLHAFEDFYRKLGSSMGTISRPGRSRSHSGRGIHVPFKKESDKKEKNPQKKEDVKESEEKPESDTGEIEGKEAQETVVKRERSPIKRIMRHETTPKMDTKKEELKEKKVEKDDSTPKKTVKKELAKKDPDSAKKTAKTVKKEREEEKKAKKEMLAEQQKEKANEEKEKEKVKEKVPQEKKIVRRRSMRKDEKEMDLKGDDENCKEEEVKKDKPVDKETKPKAKLVTKDEKKDKKDEKKEDKKEVKITRKEMKKAAKAEEEPMEIEKPKTVKKDGKKSKVEDDKSEGSESEKPKGMQKKEALKKEDHDSEGGSVTSKKESKDVRTEKTQDEDKEDDGEETETDKKWSEEVESRTDINAEFPNGTRLQVRYGRGRNQKVYDAKVVEAGLDGSLVQYLVHYAGWNMRYDEWIKPERIVNVINRPDSDKKVKDFSPKSSKQQMINKKRGRPGSIPSQPSPPKPTIIVESRPGPVKARSPASSTKPKSRPTRSNSVEFKVIDGLPPKWRRTRRNSGVTESDVNSQGSDFEDFDQSDLDADEKEDMSECSPEMEELEKDTSVDSFDEEDDKEKEKDVDVALDMPKLEKKADEPELPVLKEIKDIPEEPKSKAQSSKSTTVESTPEVVTAETVEAVEQDKDKPETDPSESAPKLEAVEDLPTPTNSEPAGQESSSSEINSDKFKKDVFKWDIEEEEGEKATPKEVVTETSESLKEPTENISSDIVAENTENDEDMPPVIAPVLEKQVDSKEVLNVDVDKPAPEIRPEVIKADKQQEKVDKVAPVNDVFDKYEFRDDEEEITLPDLRAEAEKELKEKLKQEAVEMEKRIVKGKKKETKEKKDCKEKEKKEVKKGKMTMAERKMVILPEGTPDVEYEPPQKKAKEEKPSPAEKVPEVSTETAMSTLDKVISSVCDKAREFVMEETEGEKKKVKKKVKKKEVELTTPDVKRETAKKETSKGIKPVKSEKILNKGKGKKSKDSEGETEQLTDNSVSTSVRTEGKNECAMSPSVTSSHDTGSDQNRAVINPSLDSNLQMLSGVELLSGIALMNANEVISGRMDYGDPSKEASNSSAVNTVLDNTPPTTPEHDDSDGAPCTSRDHSSSQESQNKSDIDNGAENERQSVGGESPHGNASPSSNDGSVGSGNVACSESSNLDVPVSSNLGKRRKESEEPTPTKKKRKGKSKMTSERKTSKTVGSDSDEGNEGECSQDPASSSNSKSTSHLPGAAHSPRPSRYNLNLEEGKYLEGEKRIAFLMEKIQEIRKVYMNLKAEVACIDRRRKRARRKESVQHSSTAAETEYCR, encoded by the exons ATG gCTGGGGATGATCCCCCATTCCTTGTGGTAGGAACAGAAGTTAGTGCAAAGTATCGAGGAGCCTTTTGTGAAGCAAAAGTGAAGAAACTAGTGAAATGTGTTAAGTGCAAG ATATTTCTGAAAGAAACACAGTCATCTCTCCTTGTCACTGATGATGGTGTGAAAGGAATCTTGAAG AATGGATCTACAGTGGAAGTTAAAAATCCAGAGACAGGCATGTTGACTGAGGGTGTCATCACCAGACTTACAGACACAAGCATGTACACTGTTG TGTTTAATGATGGCGATGAGAAAACACTCAGGAGAACACAACTGTGTTTGAAAGGAGAAAAACATTTCATTGAAAGTGAG ACCTTAGACAATCTCCCTTTGTCTCATCCTGAGCATTTTGGAACTCCTGTGATGCACAGCAAAAATGTCAAGCGTGGAGGAAGGCATAGCATAGG gaatgatgaagatgatgatacAAGCTCTGATGAAAGTATCCCTAAACGTGCTGTGTACAAGGGCAGATTACAGAACCTGGTAGGGAAGGTGATGTTGGCCGAGATGGGAGACAAGCGTAAACAACAGGTGCCTGTACTTGTGGTTCTGCCTGATGCCCACAGCACTGAACTACGCACCAAGGATCATCTCcttatcaaatcatttaaagatGGAAAATT ccACTCAATTGCTCGTAAAGACATGAAGGAGTTTTCAAAGGAAACTGTTCAGAAAAATGAAGACAAAACTTTGAAAGCAG cATTTGAGAAATGCATTGCCTACTATGACAACCAAGATTTGCCCACCTCATGGGAAAGAGATGAGCTCCTTGGGACAGATGAAGAAGAAATTACAGATGATGAAGAG TCCTCTGATGATGAACCAAGTGAAGAGAAGGACAGATTTGTAGCCCAGCTTTACAAGTTTATGGATGACAGAG GTACCCCAATCAACAAAGGACCAACCCTTAGTAATAAAGACCTGAATTTGTATAAGCTCTTCAAAGTAGTTCAGAATATTGGTGGATACAATAAG GTGACAAACCAATTGAAATGGCGAGGTGTTTATGCCAAGATGAGTCTACCACCTTCCAACACAGCTTCACACCAAATAAAGAATGCATACAAGAAATATCTTCATGCATTTGAGGACTTTTATCGTAAACTGGGCAGTTCTATGGGAACTATCAGTCGACCCGGGAGAAGTAGGAGTCACTCTGGCaggggaatacatgtacctttcaAGAAAGAATCtgataagaaagaaaaaaatccacaGAAGAAGGAAGATGTCAAG GAGTCTGAAGAAAAGCCAGAGTCAGATACAGGAGAGATTGAAGGGAAAGAAGCCCAGGAAACAGTAGTAAAAAGGGAACGTTCACCTATAAAGCGAATTATGAGACATGAAACAACACCAAAGATGGACACCAAGAAAGAAGAGTTGAAGGAGAAAAAAGTTGAGAAAGACGATTCTACACCAAAGAAAACTGTTAAAAAAGAACTGGCAAAGAAGGATCCTGATAGTGCTAAAAAGACAGCCAAGACTGTAAAAAAGGAAAGGGAAGAGGAAAAGAAGGCCAAGAAAGAGATGTTAGCAGAACAGCAGAAGGAAAAAGCAAATgaagaaaaagagaaagaaaaggTGAAAGAGAAAGTACCACAAGAGAAAAag ATTGTGCGTAGACGCTCGATGAGGAAAGATGAGAAAGAAATGGACCTGAAAGGAGATGATGAAAATTGCAAAGAGGAAGAGGTCAAGAAAGATAAACCCGTAGACAAAGAAACTAAACCAAAAGCTAAACTAGTTACTAAAGATGAAAAGAAAGATAAGAAGGATGAAAAGAAAGAGGACAAAAAGGAAGTTAAAATAACAAGGAAAGAAATGAAGAAAGCTGCTAAAGCAGAGGAGGAACCAATGGAAATTGAGAAACCTAAAACAGTGAAGAAAGATGGAAAGAAATCAAAGGTAGAGGATGATAAGTCTGAAGGAAGCGAGTCTGAGAAGCCAAAAGGAATGCAGAAGAAGGAAGCTCTGAAGAAGGAGGATCATGATAGTGAAGGAGGGTCTGTTACATCAAAGAAGGAAAGCAAGGATGTCAGGACAGAGAAAACACAAGATGAGGATAAGGAAGATGATGGCGAGGAGACTGAAACAGACAAGAAATG gtCTGAAGAAGTGGAAAGCAGAACTGATATAAATGCTGAATTTCCAAATGGTACCAGGCTTCAGGTTCGCTACGGACGAGGGAGGAACCAGAAAGTTTATGATGCAAAG GTTGTAGAAGCAGGACTGGACGGTTCACTGGTCCAGTACTTGGTACATTATGCAGGATGGAATATGAG GTATGATGAATGGATAAAGCCAGAGCGTATCGTGAATGTCATCAATAGACCAGACTCTGACAAGAAAGTGAAGGACTTTTCACCGAAATCTTCAAAGCAGCAG ATGATTAACAAGAAGAGAGGAAGACCTGGATCAATCCCTTCACAGCCAAGCCCACCAAAACCTACCATCATAGTTGAATCACGTCCTGGTCCTGTGAAGGCCAGATCTCCAGCATCTAGTACAAAACCTAAGTCTAGACCTACCAGATCCAACAGTGTGGAATTTAAAGTCATAGATGGATTACCAC CTAAGTGGAGGCGGACGAGGAGAAACTCTGGTGTAACAGAATCTGATGTCAATTCTCAAG GTTCCGACTTTGAGGATTTTGATCAGTCTGATCTGGACGCAGATGAGAAGGAAGATATGTCAGAATGTTCTCCTGAAATGGAAGAACTGGAGAAAGACACAAGTGTAGATTCATTTGACGAGGAGGATGATAAGGAAAAAGAGAAGGATGTTGATGTAGCTTTAGATATGCCAAAACTAGAAAAGAAAGCAGATGAACCAGAACTTCCAGTTCTGAAAGAGATCAAAGATATTCCTGAAGAACCTAAATCAAAAGCACAAAGCAGTAAATCAACTACTGTGGAATCTACTCCAGAAGTTGTAACAGCTGAGACAGTTGAGGCTGTTGAGCAGGACAAAGACAAACCAGAAACAGACCCCTCGGAATCTGCACCTAAGTTGGAGGCTGTTGAGGATCTGCCTACACCAACAAATTCAGAACCAGCAGGTCAGGAGTCTTCCTCATCAGAGATAAATTCAGACAAGTTTAAAAAAGATGTGTTTAAGTGGGACATAGAAGAGGAGGAGGGAGAGAAAGCTACCCCAAAAGAGGTTGTTACGGAGACTTCGGAATCTTTGAAAGAACCAACTGAAAATATCTCATCAGATATTGTGGcagaaaatacagaaaatgacGAAGATATGCCACCTGTGATAGCACCAGTATTAGAGAAACAGGTTGACAGCAAGGAAGTGTTGAatgttgatgttgacaaacCTGCTCCAGAAATTAGACCTGAAGTTATCAAAGCAGATAAACAACAAGAAAAAGTGGATAAAGTAGCTCCTGTGAATGATGTTTTCGATAAGTATGAATTTCGGGATGATGAGGAAGAAATAACTTTACCTGACCTACGTGCAGAAGCAGAGAAAGAATTGAAAGAAAAACTGAAACAAGAGGCTGTAGAGATGGAAAAAAGAATAGTCAAAGGTAAAAAGAAGGAgacaaaagaaaagaaagactgcaaagaaaaagaaaagaaggaAGTAAAGAAAGGAAAGATGACTATGGCAGAAAGAAAAATGGTTATACTACCTGAAGGAACACCAGATGTTGAGTATGAACCGCCACAGAAAAAGGCAAAAGAAGAAAAACCATCTCCAGCAGAAAAAGTGCCCGAGGTATCTACAGAGACAGCCATGTCAACATTAGACAAAGTGATCAGTAGTGTTTGTGATAAAGCTAGGGAGTTTGTTATGGAGGAAACGGAAGGAGAGAAGAAAAAGGTTAAGAAAAAGGTAAAGAAAAAAGAAGTTGAACTGACAACACCAGATGTAAAAAGAGAGACAGCAAAGAAAGAAACCAGTAAGGGCATAAAACCAGTGAAAAGTGAGAAAATTCTTAATAAGGGGAAAGGTAAAAAGAGCAAAGACAGTGAAGGAGAAACAGAACAGTTAACGGACAATTCAGTTAGTACTTCAGTCAGAACTGAAGGCAAGAATGAGTGTGCAATGTCTCCATCTGTTACTTCATCACATGATACAGGCAGTGATCAAAATAGAGCTGTGATAAATCCTTCATTAGACAGTAACCTGCAGATGCTTTCGGGTGTTGAACTTTTGTCAGGAATAGCTCTAATGAATGCAAACGAGGTGATCAGTGGTAGAATGGACTATGGTGATCCTTCAAAGGAAGCGAGCAATAGCTCTGCTGTTAATACTGTGCTTGACAATACCCCACCCACCACTCCTGAGCATGATGACTCGGATGGTGCTCCGTGTACTTCTCGGGATCATTCCTCATCACAAGAGTCTCAAAATAAATCAGACATTGACAATGGTGCTGAAAATGAACGGCAATCAGTAGGGGGTGAATCTCCACATGGTAATGCTAGTCCATCGTCAAACGATGGCAGTGTCGGTAGTGGTAATGTGGCTTGCTCTGAAAGCAGCAATTTAGATGTGCCAGTATCCTCAAATCTCGGTAAACGGAGGAAAGAATCTGAAGAGCCTACGCCAACAAAGAAGAAGAGGAAGGGAAAATCAAAAATGACATCTGAACGCAAAACATCAAAAACAG TAGGTAGTGACAGTGATGAAGGAAATGAGGGAGAATGCAGTCAAGACCCTGCTTCATCATCAAACAGCAAATCAACTTCACACTTACCTGGTGCAGCTCACTCGCCACGCCCATCCCGCTACAATCTCAACCTGG AGGAAGGAAAGTATCTGGAGGGAGAGAAAAGAATAGCATTCTTGATGGAAAAAATCCAGGAAATACGCAAAGTGTATATGAACTTGAAAGCTGAAGTGGCCTGTATAGATAGGCGAAGAAAGCGAGCTCGGAGAAAAGAAA GTGTTCAACACTCTTCAACAGCAGCTGAAACCGAATATTGTCGGTGA
- the LOC117324067 gene encoding AT-rich interactive domain-containing protein 4B-like isoform X2, with protein sequence MAGDDPPFLVVGTEVSAKYRGAFCEAKVKKLVKCVKCKIFLKETQSSLLVTDDGVKGILKNGSTVEVKNPETGMLTEGVITRLTDTSMYTVVFNDGDEKTLRRTQLCLKGEKHFIESETLDNLPLSHPEHFGTPVMHSKNVKRGGRHSIGNDEDDDTSSDESIPKRAVYKGRLQNLVGKVMLAEMGDKRKQQVPVLVVLPDAHSTELRTKDHLLIKSFKDGKFHSIARKDMKEFSKETVQKNEDKTLKAAFEKCIAYYDNQDLPTSWERDELLGTDEEEITDDEESSDDEPSEEKDRFVAQLYKFMDDRGTPINKGPTLSNKDLNLYKLFKVVQNIGGYNKVTNQLKWRGVYAKMSLPPSNTASHQIKNAYKKYLHAFEDFYRKLGSSMGTISRPGRSRSHSGRGIHVPFKKESDKKEKNPQKKEDVKESEEKPESDTGEIEGKEAQETVVKRERSPIKRIMRHETTPKMDTKKEELKEKKVEKDDSTPKKTVKKELAKKDPDSAKKTAKTVKKEREEEKKAKKEMLAEQQKEKANEEKEKEKVKEKVPQEKKIVRRRSMRKDEKEMDLKGDDENCKEEEVKKDKPVDKETKPKAKLVTKDEKKDKKDEKKEDKKEVKITRKEMKKAAKAEEEPMEIEKPKTVKKDGKKSKVEDDKSEGSESEKPKGMQKKEALKKEDHDSEGGSVTSKKESKDVRTEKTQDEDKEDDGEETETDKKWSEEVESRTDINAEFPNGTRLQVRYGRGRNQKVYDAKVVEAGLDGSLVQYLVHYAGWNMRYDEWIKPERIVNVINRPDSDKKVKDFSPKSSKQQMQMINKKRGRPGSIPSQPSPPKPTIIVESRPGPVKARSPASSTKPKSRPTRSNSVEFKVIDGLPPKWRRTRRNSGVTESDVNSQGSDFEDFDQSDLDADEKEDMSECSPEMEELEKDTSVDSFDEEDDKEKEKDVDVALDMPKLEKKADEPELPVLKEIKDIPEEPKSKAQSSKSTTVESTPEVVTAETVEAVEQDKDKPETDPSESAPKLEAVEDLPTPTNSEPAGQESSSSEINSDKFKKDVFKWDIEEEEGEKATPKEVVTETSESLKEPTENISSDIVAENTENDEDMPPVIAPVLEKQVDSKEVLNVDVDKPAPEIRPEVIKADKQQEKVDKVAPVNDVFDKYEFRDDEEEITLPDLRAEAEKELKEKLKQEAVEMEKRIVKGKKKETKEKKDCKEKEKKEVKKGKMTMAERKMVILPEGTPDVEYEPPQKKAKEEKPSPAEKVPEVSTETAMSTLDKVISSVCDKAREFVMEETEGEKKKVKKKVKKKEVELTTPDVKRETAKKETSKGIKPVKSEKILNKGKGKKSKDSEGETEQLTDNSVSTSVRTEGKNECAMSPSVTSSHDTGSDQNRAVINPSLDSNLQMLSGVELLSGIALMNANEVISGRMDYGDPSKEASNSSAVNTVLDNTPPTTPEHDDSDGAPCTSRDHSSSQESQNKSDIDNGAENERQSVGGESPHGNASPSSNDGSVGSGNVACSESSNLDVPVSSNLGKRRKESEEPTPTKKKRKGKSKMTSERKTSKTGSDSDEGNEGECSQDPASSSNSKSTSHLPGAAHSPRPSRYNLNLEEGKYLEGEKRIAFLMEKIQEIRKVYMNLKAEVACIDRRRKRARRKESVQHSSTAAETEYCR encoded by the exons ATG gCTGGGGATGATCCCCCATTCCTTGTGGTAGGAACAGAAGTTAGTGCAAAGTATCGAGGAGCCTTTTGTGAAGCAAAAGTGAAGAAACTAGTGAAATGTGTTAAGTGCAAG ATATTTCTGAAAGAAACACAGTCATCTCTCCTTGTCACTGATGATGGTGTGAAAGGAATCTTGAAG AATGGATCTACAGTGGAAGTTAAAAATCCAGAGACAGGCATGTTGACTGAGGGTGTCATCACCAGACTTACAGACACAAGCATGTACACTGTTG TGTTTAATGATGGCGATGAGAAAACACTCAGGAGAACACAACTGTGTTTGAAAGGAGAAAAACATTTCATTGAAAGTGAG ACCTTAGACAATCTCCCTTTGTCTCATCCTGAGCATTTTGGAACTCCTGTGATGCACAGCAAAAATGTCAAGCGTGGAGGAAGGCATAGCATAGG gaatgatgaagatgatgatacAAGCTCTGATGAAAGTATCCCTAAACGTGCTGTGTACAAGGGCAGATTACAGAACCTGGTAGGGAAGGTGATGTTGGCCGAGATGGGAGACAAGCGTAAACAACAGGTGCCTGTACTTGTGGTTCTGCCTGATGCCCACAGCACTGAACTACGCACCAAGGATCATCTCcttatcaaatcatttaaagatGGAAAATT ccACTCAATTGCTCGTAAAGACATGAAGGAGTTTTCAAAGGAAACTGTTCAGAAAAATGAAGACAAAACTTTGAAAGCAG cATTTGAGAAATGCATTGCCTACTATGACAACCAAGATTTGCCCACCTCATGGGAAAGAGATGAGCTCCTTGGGACAGATGAAGAAGAAATTACAGATGATGAAGAG TCCTCTGATGATGAACCAAGTGAAGAGAAGGACAGATTTGTAGCCCAGCTTTACAAGTTTATGGATGACAGAG GTACCCCAATCAACAAAGGACCAACCCTTAGTAATAAAGACCTGAATTTGTATAAGCTCTTCAAAGTAGTTCAGAATATTGGTGGATACAATAAG GTGACAAACCAATTGAAATGGCGAGGTGTTTATGCCAAGATGAGTCTACCACCTTCCAACACAGCTTCACACCAAATAAAGAATGCATACAAGAAATATCTTCATGCATTTGAGGACTTTTATCGTAAACTGGGCAGTTCTATGGGAACTATCAGTCGACCCGGGAGAAGTAGGAGTCACTCTGGCaggggaatacatgtacctttcaAGAAAGAATCtgataagaaagaaaaaaatccacaGAAGAAGGAAGATGTCAAG GAGTCTGAAGAAAAGCCAGAGTCAGATACAGGAGAGATTGAAGGGAAAGAAGCCCAGGAAACAGTAGTAAAAAGGGAACGTTCACCTATAAAGCGAATTATGAGACATGAAACAACACCAAAGATGGACACCAAGAAAGAAGAGTTGAAGGAGAAAAAAGTTGAGAAAGACGATTCTACACCAAAGAAAACTGTTAAAAAAGAACTGGCAAAGAAGGATCCTGATAGTGCTAAAAAGACAGCCAAGACTGTAAAAAAGGAAAGGGAAGAGGAAAAGAAGGCCAAGAAAGAGATGTTAGCAGAACAGCAGAAGGAAAAAGCAAATgaagaaaaagagaaagaaaaggTGAAAGAGAAAGTACCACAAGAGAAAAag ATTGTGCGTAGACGCTCGATGAGGAAAGATGAGAAAGAAATGGACCTGAAAGGAGATGATGAAAATTGCAAAGAGGAAGAGGTCAAGAAAGATAAACCCGTAGACAAAGAAACTAAACCAAAAGCTAAACTAGTTACTAAAGATGAAAAGAAAGATAAGAAGGATGAAAAGAAAGAGGACAAAAAGGAAGTTAAAATAACAAGGAAAGAAATGAAGAAAGCTGCTAAAGCAGAGGAGGAACCAATGGAAATTGAGAAACCTAAAACAGTGAAGAAAGATGGAAAGAAATCAAAGGTAGAGGATGATAAGTCTGAAGGAAGCGAGTCTGAGAAGCCAAAAGGAATGCAGAAGAAGGAAGCTCTGAAGAAGGAGGATCATGATAGTGAAGGAGGGTCTGTTACATCAAAGAAGGAAAGCAAGGATGTCAGGACAGAGAAAACACAAGATGAGGATAAGGAAGATGATGGCGAGGAGACTGAAACAGACAAGAAATG gtCTGAAGAAGTGGAAAGCAGAACTGATATAAATGCTGAATTTCCAAATGGTACCAGGCTTCAGGTTCGCTACGGACGAGGGAGGAACCAGAAAGTTTATGATGCAAAG GTTGTAGAAGCAGGACTGGACGGTTCACTGGTCCAGTACTTGGTACATTATGCAGGATGGAATATGAG GTATGATGAATGGATAAAGCCAGAGCGTATCGTGAATGTCATCAATAGACCAGACTCTGACAAGAAAGTGAAGGACTTTTCACCGAAATCTTCAAAGCAGCAG ATGCAGATGATTAACAAGAAGAGAGGAAGACCTGGATCAATCCCTTCACAGCCAAGCCCACCAAAACCTACCATCATAGTTGAATCACGTCCTGGTCCTGTGAAGGCCAGATCTCCAGCATCTAGTACAAAACCTAAGTCTAGACCTACCAGATCCAACAGTGTGGAATTTAAAGTCATAGATGGATTACCAC CTAAGTGGAGGCGGACGAGGAGAAACTCTGGTGTAACAGAATCTGATGTCAATTCTCAAG GTTCCGACTTTGAGGATTTTGATCAGTCTGATCTGGACGCAGATGAGAAGGAAGATATGTCAGAATGTTCTCCTGAAATGGAAGAACTGGAGAAAGACACAAGTGTAGATTCATTTGACGAGGAGGATGATAAGGAAAAAGAGAAGGATGTTGATGTAGCTTTAGATATGCCAAAACTAGAAAAGAAAGCAGATGAACCAGAACTTCCAGTTCTGAAAGAGATCAAAGATATTCCTGAAGAACCTAAATCAAAAGCACAAAGCAGTAAATCAACTACTGTGGAATCTACTCCAGAAGTTGTAACAGCTGAGACAGTTGAGGCTGTTGAGCAGGACAAAGACAAACCAGAAACAGACCCCTCGGAATCTGCACCTAAGTTGGAGGCTGTTGAGGATCTGCCTACACCAACAAATTCAGAACCAGCAGGTCAGGAGTCTTCCTCATCAGAGATAAATTCAGACAAGTTTAAAAAAGATGTGTTTAAGTGGGACATAGAAGAGGAGGAGGGAGAGAAAGCTACCCCAAAAGAGGTTGTTACGGAGACTTCGGAATCTTTGAAAGAACCAACTGAAAATATCTCATCAGATATTGTGGcagaaaatacagaaaatgacGAAGATATGCCACCTGTGATAGCACCAGTATTAGAGAAACAGGTTGACAGCAAGGAAGTGTTGAatgttgatgttgacaaacCTGCTCCAGAAATTAGACCTGAAGTTATCAAAGCAGATAAACAACAAGAAAAAGTGGATAAAGTAGCTCCTGTGAATGATGTTTTCGATAAGTATGAATTTCGGGATGATGAGGAAGAAATAACTTTACCTGACCTACGTGCAGAAGCAGAGAAAGAATTGAAAGAAAAACTGAAACAAGAGGCTGTAGAGATGGAAAAAAGAATAGTCAAAGGTAAAAAGAAGGAgacaaaagaaaagaaagactgcaaagaaaaagaaaagaaggaAGTAAAGAAAGGAAAGATGACTATGGCAGAAAGAAAAATGGTTATACTACCTGAAGGAACACCAGATGTTGAGTATGAACCGCCACAGAAAAAGGCAAAAGAAGAAAAACCATCTCCAGCAGAAAAAGTGCCCGAGGTATCTACAGAGACAGCCATGTCAACATTAGACAAAGTGATCAGTAGTGTTTGTGATAAAGCTAGGGAGTTTGTTATGGAGGAAACGGAAGGAGAGAAGAAAAAGGTTAAGAAAAAGGTAAAGAAAAAAGAAGTTGAACTGACAACACCAGATGTAAAAAGAGAGACAGCAAAGAAAGAAACCAGTAAGGGCATAAAACCAGTGAAAAGTGAGAAAATTCTTAATAAGGGGAAAGGTAAAAAGAGCAAAGACAGTGAAGGAGAAACAGAACAGTTAACGGACAATTCAGTTAGTACTTCAGTCAGAACTGAAGGCAAGAATGAGTGTGCAATGTCTCCATCTGTTACTTCATCACATGATACAGGCAGTGATCAAAATAGAGCTGTGATAAATCCTTCATTAGACAGTAACCTGCAGATGCTTTCGGGTGTTGAACTTTTGTCAGGAATAGCTCTAATGAATGCAAACGAGGTGATCAGTGGTAGAATGGACTATGGTGATCCTTCAAAGGAAGCGAGCAATAGCTCTGCTGTTAATACTGTGCTTGACAATACCCCACCCACCACTCCTGAGCATGATGACTCGGATGGTGCTCCGTGTACTTCTCGGGATCATTCCTCATCACAAGAGTCTCAAAATAAATCAGACATTGACAATGGTGCTGAAAATGAACGGCAATCAGTAGGGGGTGAATCTCCACATGGTAATGCTAGTCCATCGTCAAACGATGGCAGTGTCGGTAGTGGTAATGTGGCTTGCTCTGAAAGCAGCAATTTAGATGTGCCAGTATCCTCAAATCTCGGTAAACGGAGGAAAGAATCTGAAGAGCCTACGCCAACAAAGAAGAAGAGGAAGGGAAAATCAAAAATGACATCTGAACGCAAAACATCAAAAACAG GTAGTGACAGTGATGAAGGAAATGAGGGAGAATGCAGTCAAGACCCTGCTTCATCATCAAACAGCAAATCAACTTCACACTTACCTGGTGCAGCTCACTCGCCACGCCCATCCCGCTACAATCTCAACCTGG AGGAAGGAAAGTATCTGGAGGGAGAGAAAAGAATAGCATTCTTGATGGAAAAAATCCAGGAAATACGCAAAGTGTATATGAACTTGAAAGCTGAAGTGGCCTGTATAGATAGGCGAAGAAAGCGAGCTCGGAGAAAAGAAA GTGTTCAACACTCTTCAACAGCAGCTGAAACCGAATATTGTCGGTGA